A window of Castanea sativa cultivar Marrone di Chiusa Pesio chromosome 1, ASM4071231v1 contains these coding sequences:
- the LOC142629958 gene encoding uncharacterized protein LOC142629958 has product MNAEDAMLAKEMKGKRKRDEGTNSNQDKKKETRSGGQTIGKKKELLDRKPKFTNFTPLIMPIEQVLIQIRDDPSLQWPKPISTPIERRDKSKYCRFHQDHGHRTDECRNLKDRVETLIRQGKLQKYVRKTEPYKYQRKDDRVKTPEIGDTKRPTGEIKTISGGVTTDRMLKSLKKAQRREINSIHSWLPPMKIARNDESNIVFSERDGRGIKQPHDDSLVIMLKMEEFNIQRVLINNGSSADIIYLPTFQQMKLDKKKIRPFTSPLVSFTEDRIVPKAIVTLTITARTYLAQVTKEIDFLIVDCPSTYNIILGRPALNILRATTSTYYLKVKFPTAHEVGEIKGDQVLARECYQATLASRKNQTWVINELEPIPKPSETP; this is encoded by the coding sequence atgaatgcagaGGATGCAATGCTCGCAAAGGAGATGAAagggaaaaggaagagagacgAAGGAACAAACAGCAATCAGGATAAAAAGAAGGAGACACGAAGTGGTGGACAAACCATTGGGAAAAAGAAGGAGCTTCTAGATAGGAAACCCAAATTCACCAACTTCACTCCTCTAATAATGCCAATTGAGCAGGTCCTCATACAGATAAGAGACGATCCTTCCCTGCAATGGCCGAAGCCAATTAGCACTCCAATAGAAAGAAGAGACAAGAGCAAGTACTGTAGATTCCACCAGGACCACGGGCATCGTACTGATGAGTGTAGGAATTTGAAAGACCGGGTGGAAACTTTAATCCGGCAAGGGAAGTTGCAGAAATACGTCAGAAAGACAGAGCCATACAAATACCAACGGAAGGACGACCGGGTCAAAACTCCAGAGATAGGGGATACCAAACGCCCTACAGGAGAAATAAAGACGATATCAGGAGGAGTAACAACAGACAGAATGTTGAAATCCCTGAAAAAGGCACAGAGAAGGGAGATAAACAGCATCCATTCATGGCTCCCTCCAATGAAGATTGCAAGGAATGACGAATCCAATATTGTCTTCTCAGAGAGAGACGGTCGTGGCATCAAGCAACCCCATGACGATTCACTTGTAATCATGCTCAAAATGGAAGAGTTCAACATCCAACGAGTGCTCATTAACAATGGAAGCTCAGCAGATATCATCTACTTGCCCACATTTCAGCAAATGAAGCTGGATAAGAAGAAGATTAGGCCTTTCACCTCGCCTCTGGTAAGCTTCACAGAGGATAGGATCGTCCCTAAAGCCATCGTCACTTTAACTATAACTGCAAGAACTTATCTAGCACAGGTCACCAAGGAAATTGATTTCCTTATAGTTGATTGCCCTTCAACATACAACATCATCTTAGGAAGACCTGCACTTAACATACTAAGAGCAACAACGTCAACATATTACTTGAAAGTAAAGTTTCCAACAGCCCATGAGGTAGGAGAAATCAAAGGAGACCAAGTTCTGGCAAGAGAGTGCTATCAAGCTACCTTAGCATCTAGAAAGAATCAAACATGGGTGATCAATGAACTAGAGCCCATTCCCAAACCATCAGAAACACCATAA